The Seriola aureovittata isolate HTS-2021-v1 ecotype China chromosome 3, ASM2101889v1, whole genome shotgun sequence genome includes a region encoding these proteins:
- the ppp3r1b gene encoding calcineurin subunit B type 1b → MGNEASYPLEMCSHFDADEIKRLGKRFKKLDLDNSGSLSVEEFMSLPELQQNPLVQRVIDIFDTDGNGEVDFQEFIEGVSQFSVKGDKEQKLRFAFRIYDMDKDGFISNGELFQVLKMMVGNNLKDTQLQQIVDKTIINADKDGDGRISFEEFCAVVGGLDIHKKMVVDV, encoded by the exons ATG ggAAATGAAGCCAGTTATCCTCTGGAAATGTGCTCACACT TTGATGCTGATGAGATTAAGAGGCTGGGAAAGAGATTTAAGAAACTCGACCTAGATAACTCCGGCTCCCTGAGCGTGGAGGAGTTCATGTCTTTACCCGAGCTGCAGCAGAATCCGCTCGTGCAGCGAGTCATCGACATATTCGACACCGACGGAAACGGGGAAGTCGACTTTCAAG AGTTCATTGAAGGAGTTTCCCAGTTCAGTGTGAAGGGAGATAAGGAGCAGAAGTTGCGCT TCGCCTTCAGGATCTACGACATGGACAAAGACGGCTTCATTTCCAACGGCGAGCTCTTCCAGGTCCTGAAGATGATGGTGGGAAACAACCTGAAGGACACGCAGCTTCAGCAGATCGTCGACAAAACCATCATCAACGCGGACAAAGACGGCGACGGCAGGATATCCTTCGAGGAGTTCTGCGCG GTGGTCGGTGGACTGGACATCCATAAGAAGATGGTGGTCGACGTCTGA
- the LOC130166879 gene encoding E3 ubiquitin-protein ligase TRIM21-like yields MASANHLLSEDQFLCSICLDVFTDPVTTPCGHNFCKNCITTHWDISDRCQCPMCKKVFKRRPKLHINTFISEVVAQFKHEAQQKTSSSSSEQQVSKPGEVPCDVCTGTKLKALKSCLVCLTSYCETHLEPHLTVSGLKRHQLIDPVENLEDRMCTKHDKPLELFCQTDQTCVCMLCSVLDHKTHEFVPLKEGYEGKKAELEKTEAEIQQMIQKRRVKIQEIKRLVNFSKEKANGEIGEGVRVFTALMESVQRSLNNLIDEIEDKQKTTDKQAEDFITELEQEISELMKRSTEVEQLSLSEDHFHLLQSFPSLKAAPPTKDWTEVRVRPSSYERTVVRAVAQLEETLSEEMKKLFEAELKRVQQYAEDVTLDPDTASPYLILSDDGKQVNHGDVRKNLPDNPERFSYYVNVLGKQSFSSGRFYFEVQVKGKTDWDLGVARESINRKGKITLSPEDGYWTIWLRNGNDYDANASPPVRLSLKSQPEKVGVFVDHEEGLVSFYDVAAAALIYSFTGCSFTGKLYPFFCPCNNHGGKNSAPLIICPVNQTE; encoded by the coding sequence ATGGCTTCTGCAAACCATCTACTATCTGAAGATCAGTTCCTGTGCTCCATCTGTCTGGATGTGTTCACTGATCCAGTCACTACACCATGTGGACACAACTTCTGTAAGAACTGCATCACTACACACTGGGACATTAGTGACAGGTGTCAGTGTCCCAtgtgtaaaaaggtttttaaaagaaGACCTAAGCTTCACATCAACACTTTCATCTCTGAGGTGGTTGCTCAGTTCAAACATGAAGCTCaacagaaaaccagcagcagcagctcagagcaacaagtttccaaaccaggagaagttCCCTGTGACGTCTGCACTGGAACCAAACTGAAGGCCCTGAAGTCCTGCCTGGTGTGTCTGACCTCCTACTGTGAGACTCACCTGGAGCCTCACCTGACAGTGTCAGGCCTGAAAAGACATCAGCTGATCGACCCTGTGGAGAACCTGGAAGACAGGATGTGTACGAAGCACGATAAACCTCTGGAGCTGTTCTGTCAGACCGACCAGACATGTGTCTGcatgctctgctctgttttagACCACAAGACACATGAGTTTGTTCCTCTGAAAGAAGGATATGAAGGAAAgaaggcagagctggagaagaCAGAGGCTGAAATTCAGCAAATGATCCAGAAGAGACGAGTGAAGATTCAGGAGATCAAACGGCTAGTCAACTTCAGCAAGGAAAAAGCAAACGGTGAGATAGGAGAAGGTGTTCGGGTCTTCACTGCTCTGATGGAGTCTGTCCAGAGAAGCTTGAATAATCTCATTGACGAGATcgaagacaaacagaaaaccacagacaaacaggctgaAGACTTCATCACAGAGCTGGAACAGGAAATCTCTGAGCTGATGAAGAGAAGCACTgaggtggagcagctctcacTCTCTGAAGACCACTTCCACCTCCTCCAAAGCTTCCCATCCCTGAAAGCTGCTCCACCCACCAAGGACtggacagaggtcagagtccGTCCATCATCATATGAGAGGACTGTGGTGAGAGCTGtggctcagctggaggagacgctcagtgaagagatgaagaagctgtttgaggctgagctgaagagggTCCAGCAGTATGCAGAGGATGTGACTCTGGATCCTGATACAGCCAGTCCTTATCTCATCCTGTCTGATGATGGAAAACAAGTGAATCATGGGGATGTGAGGAAGAATCTCCCAGACAACCCAGAGAGATTTTCTTACTATGTTAATGTCTTAGGAAAGCAGAGTTTCTCTTCAGGCAGATTTTACTTTGAGGTTCAGGTTAAAGGAAAGACTGACTGGGATTTAGGAGTGGCCAGAGAGTCGATCAACAGGAAGGGAAAAATCACACTGAGCCCTGAAGATGGTTACTGGACGATATGGTTGAGAAATGGAAATGATTACGATGCTAATGCTAGCCCTCCAGTCCGTCTCTCTCTGAAGTCTCAGCCTGAGAAGGTGGGGGTGTTTGTGGATCATGAGGAGGGTCTGGTCTCCTTTTATGAcgtagctgctgcagctctcatcTACTCCTTTACTGGCTGCTCCTTCACTGGGAAACTCTACCCATTCTTCTGTCCCTGTAATAATCATGGTGGTAAAAACTCCGCCCCTCTGATCATCTgtcctgtcaatcaaactgagTAG